In Nitrosophilus alvini, the following are encoded in one genomic region:
- the tyrS gene encoding tyrosine--tRNA ligase → MVKEALAEIKRGTAEIIDEERIENLLKEYFEKNKHYFVKVGFDPTAPDLHLGHTVLLQKLATFQRYGGIVQFIIGDFTAMIGDPTGKSETRKKLDRETVLENAKSYQEQVFKILDPDKTHVLFNSHWIEKLGASGIVELTTLFSVARMLERDDFEKRYKSGSPISISEFIYPLLQGYDSVYLKSDIEIGGTDQKFNLLMGRHLQRSYNIGKEQAVLMMPILEGLDGVQKMSKSLGNYIGVTDEPNEMYAKIMSISDELMWRYFELLSSKTLEEIRVLKEGVQKGKVHPKYAKELLAVEITARFHGDEAAHKAKEEFDRVHKKGDIPSDISEYEMAGPVWIAKALVECGIEPSTSQARRDINAGAVRVNREKINDMNLQLEPGEYILQVGKRKFAKLKVTK, encoded by the coding sequence ATGGTAAAAGAGGCGTTAGCTGAGATAAAGAGAGGTACTGCAGAGATAATAGATGAAGAGAGAATCGAAAATCTGCTTAAAGAGTATTTTGAAAAAAACAAACACTATTTTGTCAAAGTAGGATTTGATCCGACTGCACCGGATCTTCATCTGGGACATACGGTGCTTTTGCAAAAACTTGCCACATTTCAGCGATACGGCGGTATAGTACAGTTTATAATAGGCGACTTTACCGCTATGATTGGTGATCCAACCGGCAAAAGCGAAACGAGAAAAAAACTTGACAGAGAGACTGTTCTTGAAAATGCAAAAAGTTATCAGGAACAGGTATTCAAGATACTCGATCCGGATAAAACGCATGTGCTTTTCAATTCGCATTGGATAGAGAAACTGGGAGCAAGCGGAATAGTAGAACTAACTACACTTTTCAGTGTTGCAAGAATGCTTGAGCGTGATGACTTTGAAAAGAGATACAAAAGCGGCTCACCCATATCTATAAGCGAATTTATATATCCTCTTCTTCAGGGTTATGACAGTGTTTATCTCAAAAGCGATATAGAGATCGGAGGTACTGATCAGAAGTTCAATCTGCTTATGGGCAGACATCTGCAACGAAGCTATAACATAGGAAAAGAGCAGGCAGTGCTTATGATGCCTATACTCGAAGGGCTTGACGGCGTTCAGAAAATGAGTAAAAGTCTTGGAAACTATATCGGCGTTACAGACGAGCCTAATGAGATGTATGCTAAAATAATGAGTATATCGGATGAGTTGATGTGGAGGTATTTTGAGCTATTGAGTTCAAAAACTCTCGAGGAGATAAGAGTTCTGAAAGAGGGAGTCCAAAAGGGCAAAGTTCATCCAAAATATGCTAAAGAGCTACTTGCAGTTGAAATAACAGCAAGATTTCACGGTGATGAAGCGGCACACAAAGCCAAAGAGGAGTTTGACAGGGTCCATAAAAAAGGAGATATACCAAGCGATATTTCCGAATATGAGATGGCGGGTCCTGTATGGATTGCCAAAGCTCTGGTGGAGTGCGGGATAGAGCCTTCCACTTCACAGGCAAGGCGTGATATAAATGCCGGAGCGGTAAGGGTGAACAGAGAAAAGATAAACGACATGAATCTTCAGTTGGAGCCAGGAGAGTATATCCTCCAGGTTGGAAAAAGAAAATTCGCAAAACTAAAGGTAACAAAGTGA
- a CDS encoding RelA/SpoT family protein: MKELVERIKKCKNITDAKKLLFEVTEKNPKIEYALNFCIKAHENQFRKSGEPYAVHPILVASIVAFLSRDETMIISALLHDVVEDTEKSIEDIRRDFGSDVAQMVEGLTKIVEIRDTKLIPSTSNEKLITSALSFRKMLLASIEDVRVLVIKLCDRLHNMLTLDALPPNKQKRIAEETLVVYAPIAHRLGIASLKNILEDTSFYYIFPEEYKKIDDYMQSHKLELQLKINSFIDKVKKLMVKNGFREKDFEIIGRIKHYYSIHLKLQRKGISIEEILDLLAIRILTNKELDCYKVLGIIHLNFNPLIMRFKDYIAIPKENGYQTIHTTIFDNISIFEVQIRTYEMHKTAEFGVAAHWKYKIGSNNINLAWLQNLKYQNDNIEEFYELVKNDLYSEDISVFSPRGDLFTLPRGAVALDFAYAVHTDIGSRAKEVYINKQKSTLLTELKNGDIVRIVTSDKPILRCSWIDAVKTSKAKNHMRQVCKQKIKEIDSNIALNILSSELRVERDYIESWIDKNQLQNVIYKLPKDANFFKEIKNRYLSELRRTKKILPFIGGKNIKLKRIEKENFVIYTSFSINQIEFDYCCNPKRGDEIVSIKKGNKAIIHHKLCERAQDMIRSGEPMLYVKWSKQNPNRFRLIVSLANKKGALANFLHYLAKLDINVVSIELGRKLESSNFCELEFESRIDDIETLRKKIESKNKIIEFISCNDAYKR; this comes from the coding sequence GTGAAAGAACTAGTAGAACGGATAAAAAAGTGCAAGAATATTACAGATGCTAAAAAACTTCTTTTTGAAGTAACTGAAAAAAATCCCAAAATAGAATATGCACTTAATTTCTGTATCAAGGCACATGAGAATCAGTTTAGAAAAAGCGGTGAACCCTATGCGGTTCATCCTATACTTGTAGCTTCCATAGTAGCTTTTCTGAGTCGCGATGAAACTATGATAATTTCCGCACTTTTGCATGATGTGGTGGAGGATACTGAAAAGAGTATAGAGGATATCAGAAGAGATTTCGGTTCAGATGTGGCCCAGATGGTGGAAGGGCTTACAAAAATAGTCGAAATCAGAGACACTAAGCTTATACCTTCTACTTCAAACGAAAAACTTATAACCTCAGCGTTGTCTTTTAGAAAGATGCTTTTGGCATCTATTGAGGATGTGAGAGTTCTTGTTATAAAACTGTGTGACAGACTTCACAATATGCTGACTCTTGATGCACTTCCGCCTAACAAACAAAAACGGATAGCCGAAGAGACACTCGTAGTTTATGCTCCAATTGCTCATAGGTTGGGAATCGCTTCACTCAAAAACATACTTGAAGATACGAGTTTTTACTATATTTTTCCTGAAGAGTATAAAAAGATAGATGATTATATGCAGTCACACAAACTTGAACTGCAGCTAAAAATAAACTCTTTTATAGATAAAGTTAAAAAACTGATGGTCAAAAACGGTTTCAGGGAGAAAGATTTTGAGATAATCGGAAGAATAAAGCACTACTACTCCATACATTTAAAACTACAGAGAAAAGGTATATCTATTGAAGAGATTTTAGACCTGCTTGCAATCAGGATTTTAACAAACAAAGAGCTTGATTGCTATAAAGTGCTGGGTATTATACATCTAAATTTCAATCCTCTTATAATGAGATTTAAGGACTATATAGCGATACCTAAAGAGAACGGATATCAGACAATACATACGACAATTTTTGACAATATTTCCATTTTCGAAGTGCAGATAAGAACCTATGAGATGCATAAAACTGCAGAGTTCGGCGTTGCCGCACACTGGAAATATAAAATAGGCAGTAACAATATAAATCTGGCATGGTTACAAAATCTAAAATATCAAAATGACAATATAGAAGAGTTTTATGAGCTTGTAAAAAATGATCTATACAGTGAAGACATATCTGTTTTTTCTCCAAGAGGAGACCTTTTTACGCTTCCACGAGGAGCAGTAGCGCTTGATTTTGCATATGCGGTACATACGGATATAGGTAGCAGGGCAAAAGAGGTTTATATAAATAAGCAGAAGAGTACGCTTCTGACTGAGCTTAAAAATGGTGATATTGTTCGCATAGTTACAAGCGATAAGCCGATACTCAGATGCAGTTGGATAGATGCGGTAAAGACATCGAAAGCAAAAAATCATATGAGACAGGTTTGCAAACAGAAAATCAAAGAGATAGACTCAAATATTGCTCTTAATATCCTCTCCTCAGAACTTAGAGTAGAAAGAGATTACATAGAGTCATGGATAGATAAAAATCAGCTTCAAAACGTTATCTATAAACTTCCCAAAGATGCAAATTTTTTTAAAGAGATAAAAAACAGATATCTTAGCGAACTTAGACGTACAAAAAAAATACTGCCGTTCATTGGAGGCAAAAATATAAAACTTAAAAGGATTGAGAAAGAGAATTTTGTTATATATACCAGTTTCTCAATTAATCAGATAGAGTTTGACTACTGCTGTAATCCAAAACGAGGGGATGAAATAGTCTCTATTAAAAAGGGGAACAAAGCAATAATTCATCATAAATTGTGTGAAAGAGCTCAGGATATGATAAGAAGCGGGGAACCTATGCTCTATGTGAAGTGGTCTAAACAAAATCCCAATAGATTTAGACTTATAGTCTCCCTCGCAAACAAAAAAGGTGCACTTGCAAATTTCTTGCATTATTTGGCAAAACTTGATATAAATGTGGTTTCCATTGAACTGGGACGTAAACTTGAATCAAGCAACTTCTGTGAGCTTGAGTTTGAGAGTAGGATAGACGACATCGAAACGCTTAGAAAGAAAATTGAATCGAAAAACAAAATTATTGAGTTTATCAGCTGTAACGATGCATATAAAAGGTAA
- a CDS encoding nitronate monooxygenase, with protein MSLPSLKIGKHHLKFPIVQGGMGLGISWDRLAGSVSKEGGLGVISCVGTGYYENMSYVDKEIIGRPLEVENFYSRKALFKIFENARKICGDAPLGANILYAINDYGRVVRDACEAGADIIITGAGLPTNMPEFTADFPDVALVPIVSSAKALKIICKRWKQRYDKLPDAVVVEGPLSGGHQGFTYEQCFMDEYQLENIVPEVIEEAKKWGDIPVIAAGGIWDRDDILKFLALGAAGVQIGTRFIGTHECDASDTFKEILLNAKKEDILLLKSPVGYPARGVKTNLIDLINERSGPPIKCISNCVAPCNRGVEAKEVGFCIADRLGDAYMGNTQTGLYFSGSNGYRLNEIISVKELMKKLVEGE; from the coding sequence GTGAGCCTACCATCATTGAAAATAGGAAAGCACCATTTAAAATTTCCCATTGTACAGGGAGGTATGGGGTTAGGTATAAGCTGGGACAGGCTTGCCGGCTCAGTATCCAAAGAGGGCGGTCTAGGAGTTATAAGCTGTGTCGGAACAGGTTATTATGAAAATATGAGCTATGTAGATAAAGAAATTATAGGCAGACCGCTTGAAGTAGAAAACTTCTATTCAAGAAAAGCTCTTTTTAAAATATTTGAAAACGCTAGAAAAATATGCGGTGATGCACCTTTAGGGGCAAATATACTCTATGCGATAAATGATTATGGTAGAGTTGTAAGAGATGCGTGTGAAGCAGGTGCGGATATTATTATAACTGGTGCAGGACTTCCCACGAATATGCCTGAATTTACGGCAGATTTTCCAGATGTAGCGCTTGTTCCTATAGTATCATCTGCAAAAGCACTGAAAATTATCTGCAAAAGATGGAAGCAAAGATATGACAAGCTGCCCGATGCCGTCGTTGTTGAAGGGCCGCTTAGCGGCGGGCATCAGGGCTTTACATATGAGCAGTGTTTTATGGATGAGTATCAGCTTGAAAATATTGTACCCGAAGTAATAGAAGAAGCAAAAAAATGGGGAGATATTCCCGTTATTGCTGCCGGAGGTATCTGGGACAGAGACGATATCTTAAAATTTCTCGCTCTTGGAGCCGCTGGAGTTCAGATAGGGACAAGATTTATTGGCACTCATGAATGCGATGCCAGTGACACATTTAAAGAGATACTTTTAAATGCGAAAAAAGAGGATATTCTGCTTTTAAAGTCTCCCGTAGGATATCCTGCACGGGGAGTAAAAACCAATCTGATAGACTTGATAAATGAAAGGTCAGGTCCTCCTATTAAATGTATTAGTAACTGTGTAGCTCCCTGCAACAGAGGCGTTGAGGCAAAAGAGGTCGGTTTTTGCATAGCTGACAGACTGGGCGACGCATATATGGGAAACACTCAGACAGGTCTGTATTTCAGTGGGTCAAATGGCTATCGTCTGAATGAAATAATATCCGTAAAAGAGCTTATGAAGAAACTCGTAGAGGGAGAATAA